The following proteins are co-located in the Helicobacter acinonychis genome:
- the accB gene encoding acetyl-CoA carboxylase biotin carboxyl carrier protein — translation MNLSEIEELIKEFKASDLGHLKLKHEHFELVLDRESAYAKHKNALSPTHSPAPIMVEASMPSAQAPVPMVCTPIIDKKEDFVLSPMVGTFYHAPSPGAEPYVKVGDTLKKGQVVGIVEAMKIMNEIEVEYPCKVVSIEVGDAQPVEYGTKLIKVEKL, via the coding sequence ATGAACCTTTCTGAAATTGAAGAGCTGATCAAAGAATTTAAGGCTTCTGATTTGGGGCATTTGAAATTAAAGCACGAGCATTTTGAGTTGGTTTTGGATAGAGAATCCGCTTACGCGAAACATAAAAACGCGTTGAGTCCTACTCATTCTCCAGCCCCCATTATGGTAGAAGCGAGTATGCCTAGTGCTCAAGCCCCTGTGCCTATGGTATGCACCCCCATTATTGATAAAAAAGAAGATTTTGTGCTTTCGCCCATGGTAGGCACTTTTTATCATGCACCCTCCCCTGGGGCTGAGCCTTATGTCAAAGTAGGCGATACGCTCAAAAAAGGGCAGGTTGTGGGCATTGTAGAAGCGATGAAAATCATGAATGAAATTGAAGTGGAATACCCTTGCAAGGTCGTTTCTATTGAAGTGGGAGACGCTCAACCGGTAGAATACGGCACGAAACTCATCAAAGTGGAAAAGCTTTAA
- a CDS encoding acetyl-CoA carboxylase biotin carboxylase subunit: MAKENKKVEKKELSRILIANRGEIALRAIQTIQEMGKESIAIYSIADKDAHYLNTANAKVCIGGAKSSESYLNIPAIISTAELFEADAIFPGYGFLSENQNFVEICSHHSLEFIGPSAKVMALMSDKSKAKSVMKEAGMPVIEGSDGLLKSYQEAEEIADKIGYPVIIKAAAGGGGRGMRVVEDKSKLKNLYLAAETEALSAFGDGSVYLEKFINKPKHIEVQILADKHGNVIHVGERDCSVQRRQQKLIEETPAVVLEESVRKRLLETAIKATKHIGYVGAGTFEFLLDSNMKDFYFMEMNTRLQVEHTISEMVSGLNLIEWMIRIAQGEELPKQESFSLKGHAIECRITAEDPKKFYPSPGKITEWIAPGGVNVRLDSHAHANYVVPTHYDSMIGKLIVWGENRERAIAKMKRALKEFKVEGIKTTIPFHIEMLENAHFRQAKIHTKYLEENF; this comes from the coding sequence ATGGCTAAAGAAAATAAAAAGGTGGAAAAAAAAGAGCTTTCGCGCATTTTGATCGCTAATAGGGGCGAGATCGCTTTAAGGGCGATCCAAACCATTCAAGAAATGGGGAAAGAATCCATAGCGATTTATTCAATTGCTGATAAGGACGCCCACTATCTCAATACAGCTAACGCTAAAGTGTGTATAGGGGGGGCAAAATCCAGCGAAAGTTATTTGAATATCCCAGCCATTATTAGCACGGCGGAGTTGTTTGAAGCGGATGCGATTTTCCCTGGGTATGGGTTTTTGAGTGAAAACCAGAATTTTGTAGAGATTTGCTCGCACCATTCTTTGGAATTTATTGGCCCAAGCGCAAAAGTGATGGCTTTAATGAGCGATAAATCTAAAGCCAAAAGCGTGATGAAAGAAGCCGGCATGCCTGTGATTGAGGGCAGTGATGGGTTGCTTAAAAGCTATCAAGAAGCAGAAGAAATTGCTGATAAAATCGGCTATCCTGTCATCATTAAAGCGGCTGCTGGTGGGGGTGGGAGAGGCATGCGTGTCGTAGAAGATAAATCCAAGTTAAAAAACCTCTATTTAGCTGCAGAAACGGAAGCTTTGAGCGCGTTTGGTGATGGGAGCGTGTATTTAGAAAAATTCATCAACAAGCCCAAACACATTGAAGTCCAAATTTTAGCCGATAAGCATGGCAATGTCATTCATGTGGGTGAAAGGGATTGCTCCGTGCAAAGACGCCAGCAAAAGCTCATTGAAGAAACCCCAGCGGTGGTTTTAGAAGAAAGTGTTCGTAAGCGTTTGTTAGAGACAGCGATTAAGGCTACTAAACACATCGGCTATGTGGGGGCTGGGACTTTTGAATTTTTGCTTGATTCTAACATGAAAGATTTTTATTTCATGGAGATGAACACTCGTTTGCAAGTGGAACACACTATTAGCGAAATGGTGAGTGGGTTAAACCTCATTGAATGGATGATAAGAATCGCTCAAGGTGAAGAATTACCCAAGCAAGAAAGCTTTTCTCTTAAAGGGCATGCGATAGAATGCCGCATCACTGCAGAAGATCCTAAAAAATTCTACCCAAGTCCGGGTAAAATCACTGAATGGATCGCTCCTGGTGGGGTGAATGTGCGCCTTGATTCGCACGCGCATGCCAATTATGTCGTGCCTACGCACTATGATTCCATGATAGGCAAGCTCATTGTGTGGGGTGAAAACAGAGAAAGGGCGATCGCTAAAATGAAAAGAGCTTTGAAAGAATTTAAAGTAGAGGGCATTAAAACGACCATTCCTTTCCATATTGAAATGCTTGAAAATGCACATTTCAGGCAAGCAAAAATCCACACGAAGTATTTAGAAGAAAATTTTTAA
- a CDS encoding FkbM family methyltransferase has product MADKSVNEPILNIPKENYSFIKKFIGCSNDEDFITLDTWVDNSQVGEGDLVLQMDIEGGEYLSLINASDGLLNRFRIIALEIHWLKYLWDKSYFEMVQSALNKILKTHYCVHLHPNNCTSAFTYKDLNIVEVLECTFIRKDRVNNILGYCTDFPHPLDTDNVVENPTLVLPRNWYGG; this is encoded by the coding sequence ATGGCAGACAAATCGGTAAATGAACCGATATTAAATATCCCTAAAGAAAACTACTCCTTTATTAAAAAATTCATCGGTTGTTCTAATGATGAAGATTTTATTACTCTAGACACTTGGGTGGATAATTCTCAAGTGGGCGAAGGGGATTTGGTGTTGCAAATGGATATTGAGGGGGGCGAGTATCTTTCCCTTATCAATGCGAGCGATGGATTATTAAATCGTTTTAGAATTATTGCTTTAGAAATCCATTGGTTAAAATATTTATGGGATAAAAGCTATTTTGAAATGGTTCAAAGCGCTTTAAATAAAATTTTAAAAACGCATTATTGCGTGCATTTGCACCCCAATAATTGCACTAGTGCTTTTACCTATAAAGATTTGAATATTGTTGAAGTGCTAGAATGCACTTTTATTAGAAAGGATAGGGTAAACAATATTTTGGGCTATTGCACTGATTTTCCGCACCCATTAGACACGGATAATGTGGTTGAAAATCCTACACTAGTTTTACCTAGAAATTGGTATGGAGGCTAA